One region of Chaetodon auriga isolate fChaAug3 chromosome 5, fChaAug3.hap1, whole genome shotgun sequence genomic DNA includes:
- the dbnlb gene encoding drebrin-like b isoform X7, with product MAVNLSKNGPALTAAFKEVVDEKSSTNWALFTYEGNSNDIRLAEKGDGGLEELVEELNSGKVMYAFCRVQDPNSGLPKYVLINWTGEGVKDARKGICANHVSSMANFLKGAHVTINARAEEDVEPEVIMQKVAKASGANYSFHKEASSRFQDSGPQGPVGSVYQKTNAMSEIRKTNKDTFWAQAEKEEEKRRQEERRKAEEERQQLERDRKDREAKEAMQRDKRDKERASQIEQQKKYQQQLETESKEKEKQRWEEQEEPHVVQKKAVKRGESVEKANEAASLISQRAVNPREMFKQRERGITPSDSDVPPAAPASPQPEEVPAANSYVQETAYEEPAQVEESNSYEVTAEEASDRGTCARALYDYQAADDTEISFDPDDIITGIEMIDEGWWRGYGPDGHFGMFPANYVELI from the exons ATGGCAGTGAACCTCAGCAAAAATGGCCCTGCATTAACAGCTGCATTTAAAGAAGTGGTAGATGAAAAATCCAGTACCAACTG GGCCTTGTTCACCTATGAGGGAAACAGTAATGACATCCGCCTGGCAGAAAAAGGGG ATGGAGGACTGGAGGAGCTGGTCGAGGAACTGAACAGTGGAAAAGTGATGTACGCTTTCTGCCGGGTCCAGGATCCAAATTCTGGTCTGCCTAAATATGTCCTCATCAACTGG actggagagggagtgaaagaCGCCAGGAAAGGAATATGTGCCAATCACGTCAGCTCCATGGCCAATTTTCTTAAG GGGGCTCACGTCACGATAAACGCCAGAGCGGAGGAGGACGTGGAACCTGAGGTGATCATGCAGAAGGTGGCCAAAGCCTCCGGAGCGAACTACAGCTTCCACAAAGAAGCCTCCAGCCGCTTCCAGGACAGCGGTCCGCAGGGTCCTGTG GGTTCAGTGTACCAGAAGACCAACGCCATGTCGGAAATCCGAAAGACCAACAAAGACACCTTCTGGGCTCAGGCGGAG aaagaagaggagaagcgTCGGCAGGAGGAGCGGCgcaaagcagaggaggagcgccagcagctggagagagacaggaaagacagGGAGGCCAAGGAGGCGATGCAGAGGGACAAAAGGGACAAGGAGAGGGCCTCTCAAATCGAGCAGCAGAA GAAgtaccagcagcagctggaaaccgagagcaaagagaaggagaaacagcGTTGG gaggagcaggaggagcccCATGTGGTCCAGAAGAAGGCAGTCAAGAGAGGTGAATCTGTGGAAAAGGCCAAC GAGGCGGCGTCTCTCATCTCTCAGCGTGCTGTAAACCCCAGAGAGATGttcaagcagagagagagaggaataacCCCCAGTGACTCAGACGTCCCCCCTGCTGCCCCTGCCAGCCCCCAGCCAG AGGAAGTGCCAGCTGCCAACTCCTACGTCCAAGAGACGGCTTATGAAGAGCCAGCTCAG GTGGAGGAGAGTAACTCCTATGAGGTGACTGCCGAGGAGGCATCAGACAGAGGAACCTGTGCCAGAGCCTTATATGACTACCAGGCTg CTGACGACACAGAGATCTCGTTCGACCCCGACGACATCATCACCGGGATCGAGATGATAGACGAGGGCTGGTGGCGAGGCTACGGCCCGGACGGCCATTTTGGAATGTTCCCGGCCAATTACGTGGAGCTCATCTAG
- the dbnlb gene encoding drebrin-like b isoform X2 produces the protein MAVNLSKNGPALTAAFKEVVDEKSSTNWALFTYEGNSNDIRLAEKGDGGLEELVEELNSGKVMYAFCRVQDPNSGLPKYVLINWTGEGVKDARKGICANHVSSMANFLKGAHVTINARAEEDVEPEVIMQKVAKASGANYSFHKEASSRFQDSGPQGPVGSVYQKTNAMSEIRKTNKDTFWAQAEKEEEKRRQEERRKAEEERQQLERDRKDREAKEAMQRDKRDKERASQIEQQKKYQQQLETESKEKEKQRWEAASLISQRAVNPREMFKQRERGITPSDSDVPPAAPASPQPGRLQSPFLSKPLYESERASSPQRQASPVPAGSASPVRATEPDVDDGQSRCEYDEREAPPQEQPKEEVPAANSYVQETAYEEPAQVEESNSYEVTAEEASDRGTCARALYDYQAADDTEISFDPDDIITGIEMIDEGWWRGYGPDGHFGMFPANYVELI, from the exons ATGGCAGTGAACCTCAGCAAAAATGGCCCTGCATTAACAGCTGCATTTAAAGAAGTGGTAGATGAAAAATCCAGTACCAACTG GGCCTTGTTCACCTATGAGGGAAACAGTAATGACATCCGCCTGGCAGAAAAAGGGG ATGGAGGACTGGAGGAGCTGGTCGAGGAACTGAACAGTGGAAAAGTGATGTACGCTTTCTGCCGGGTCCAGGATCCAAATTCTGGTCTGCCTAAATATGTCCTCATCAACTGG actggagagggagtgaaagaCGCCAGGAAAGGAATATGTGCCAATCACGTCAGCTCCATGGCCAATTTTCTTAAG GGGGCTCACGTCACGATAAACGCCAGAGCGGAGGAGGACGTGGAACCTGAGGTGATCATGCAGAAGGTGGCCAAAGCCTCCGGAGCGAACTACAGCTTCCACAAAGAAGCCTCCAGCCGCTTCCAGGACAGCGGTCCGCAGGGTCCTGTG GGTTCAGTGTACCAGAAGACCAACGCCATGTCGGAAATCCGAAAGACCAACAAAGACACCTTCTGGGCTCAGGCGGAG aaagaagaggagaagcgTCGGCAGGAGGAGCGGCgcaaagcagaggaggagcgccagcagctggagagagacaggaaagacagGGAGGCCAAGGAGGCGATGCAGAGGGACAAAAGGGACAAGGAGAGGGCCTCTCAAATCGAGCAGCAGAA GAAgtaccagcagcagctggaaaccgagagcaaagagaaggagaaacagcGTTGG GAGGCGGCGTCTCTCATCTCTCAGCGTGCTGTAAACCCCAGAGAGATGttcaagcagagagagagaggaataacCCCCAGTGACTCAGACGTCCCCCCTGCTGCCCCTGCCAGCCCCCAGCCAG GGCGTCTGCAAAGCCCTTTTCTGTCTAAGCCACTGTATGAAAGTGAGCGAGCCAGCTCACCTCAGCGCCAAGCTTCTCCTGTGCCAGCAGGCTCCGCCTCTCCTGTCCGTGCCACAG AGCCCGACGTGGATGATGGACAGTCCAGGTGTGAGTATGATGAGCGGGAGGCGCCTCCCCAGGAGCAGCCGAAAG AGGAAGTGCCAGCTGCCAACTCCTACGTCCAAGAGACGGCTTATGAAGAGCCAGCTCAG GTGGAGGAGAGTAACTCCTATGAGGTGACTGCCGAGGAGGCATCAGACAGAGGAACCTGTGCCAGAGCCTTATATGACTACCAGGCTg CTGACGACACAGAGATCTCGTTCGACCCCGACGACATCATCACCGGGATCGAGATGATAGACGAGGGCTGGTGGCGAGGCTACGGCCCGGACGGCCATTTTGGAATGTTCCCGGCCAATTACGTGGAGCTCATCTAG
- the dbnlb gene encoding drebrin-like b isoform X5, producing the protein MAVNLSKNGPALTAAFKEVVDEKSSTNWALFTYEGNSNDIRLAEKGDGGLEELVEELNSGKVMYAFCRVQDPNSGLPKYVLINWTGEGVKDARKGICANHVSSMANFLKGAHVTINARAEEDVEPEVIMQKVAKASGANYSFHKEASSRFQDSGPQGPVGSVYQKTNAMSEIRKTNKDTFWAQAEKEEEKRRQEERRKAEEERQQLERDRKDREAKEAMQRDKRDKERASQIEQQKKYQQQLETESKEKEKQRWEAASLISQRAVNPREMFKQRERGITPSDSDVPPAAPASPQPGRLQSPFLSKPLYESERASSPQRQASPVPAGSASPVRATEEVPAANSYVQETAYEEPAQVEESNSYEVTAEEASDRGTCARALYDYQAADDTEISFDPDDIITGIEMIDEGWWRGYGPDGHFGMFPANYVELI; encoded by the exons ATGGCAGTGAACCTCAGCAAAAATGGCCCTGCATTAACAGCTGCATTTAAAGAAGTGGTAGATGAAAAATCCAGTACCAACTG GGCCTTGTTCACCTATGAGGGAAACAGTAATGACATCCGCCTGGCAGAAAAAGGGG ATGGAGGACTGGAGGAGCTGGTCGAGGAACTGAACAGTGGAAAAGTGATGTACGCTTTCTGCCGGGTCCAGGATCCAAATTCTGGTCTGCCTAAATATGTCCTCATCAACTGG actggagagggagtgaaagaCGCCAGGAAAGGAATATGTGCCAATCACGTCAGCTCCATGGCCAATTTTCTTAAG GGGGCTCACGTCACGATAAACGCCAGAGCGGAGGAGGACGTGGAACCTGAGGTGATCATGCAGAAGGTGGCCAAAGCCTCCGGAGCGAACTACAGCTTCCACAAAGAAGCCTCCAGCCGCTTCCAGGACAGCGGTCCGCAGGGTCCTGTG GGTTCAGTGTACCAGAAGACCAACGCCATGTCGGAAATCCGAAAGACCAACAAAGACACCTTCTGGGCTCAGGCGGAG aaagaagaggagaagcgTCGGCAGGAGGAGCGGCgcaaagcagaggaggagcgccagcagctggagagagacaggaaagacagGGAGGCCAAGGAGGCGATGCAGAGGGACAAAAGGGACAAGGAGAGGGCCTCTCAAATCGAGCAGCAGAA GAAgtaccagcagcagctggaaaccgagagcaaagagaaggagaaacagcGTTGG GAGGCGGCGTCTCTCATCTCTCAGCGTGCTGTAAACCCCAGAGAGATGttcaagcagagagagagaggaataacCCCCAGTGACTCAGACGTCCCCCCTGCTGCCCCTGCCAGCCCCCAGCCAG GGCGTCTGCAAAGCCCTTTTCTGTCTAAGCCACTGTATGAAAGTGAGCGAGCCAGCTCACCTCAGCGCCAAGCTTCTCCTGTGCCAGCAGGCTCCGCCTCTCCTGTCCGTGCCACAG AGGAAGTGCCAGCTGCCAACTCCTACGTCCAAGAGACGGCTTATGAAGAGCCAGCTCAG GTGGAGGAGAGTAACTCCTATGAGGTGACTGCCGAGGAGGCATCAGACAGAGGAACCTGTGCCAGAGCCTTATATGACTACCAGGCTg CTGACGACACAGAGATCTCGTTCGACCCCGACGACATCATCACCGGGATCGAGATGATAGACGAGGGCTGGTGGCGAGGCTACGGCCCGGACGGCCATTTTGGAATGTTCCCGGCCAATTACGTGGAGCTCATCTAG
- the dbnlb gene encoding drebrin-like b isoform X6, which yields MAVNLSKNGPALTAAFKEVVDEKSSTNWALFTYEGNSNDIRLAEKGDGGLEELVEELNSGKVMYAFCRVQDPNSGLPKYVLINWTGEGVKDARKGICANHVSSMANFLKGAHVTINARAEEDVEPEVIMQKVAKASGANYSFHKEASSRFQDSGPQGPVGSVYQKTNAMSEIRKTNKDTFWAQAEKEEEKRRQEERRKAEEERQQLERDRKDREAKEAMQRDKRDKERASQIEQQKKYQQQLETESKEKEKQRWEAASLISQRAVNPREMFKQRERGITPSDSDVPPAAPASPQPEPDVDDGQSRCEYDEREAPPQEQPKEEVPAANSYVQETAYEEPAQVEESNSYEVTAEEASDRGTCARALYDYQAADDTEISFDPDDIITGIEMIDEGWWRGYGPDGHFGMFPANYVELI from the exons ATGGCAGTGAACCTCAGCAAAAATGGCCCTGCATTAACAGCTGCATTTAAAGAAGTGGTAGATGAAAAATCCAGTACCAACTG GGCCTTGTTCACCTATGAGGGAAACAGTAATGACATCCGCCTGGCAGAAAAAGGGG ATGGAGGACTGGAGGAGCTGGTCGAGGAACTGAACAGTGGAAAAGTGATGTACGCTTTCTGCCGGGTCCAGGATCCAAATTCTGGTCTGCCTAAATATGTCCTCATCAACTGG actggagagggagtgaaagaCGCCAGGAAAGGAATATGTGCCAATCACGTCAGCTCCATGGCCAATTTTCTTAAG GGGGCTCACGTCACGATAAACGCCAGAGCGGAGGAGGACGTGGAACCTGAGGTGATCATGCAGAAGGTGGCCAAAGCCTCCGGAGCGAACTACAGCTTCCACAAAGAAGCCTCCAGCCGCTTCCAGGACAGCGGTCCGCAGGGTCCTGTG GGTTCAGTGTACCAGAAGACCAACGCCATGTCGGAAATCCGAAAGACCAACAAAGACACCTTCTGGGCTCAGGCGGAG aaagaagaggagaagcgTCGGCAGGAGGAGCGGCgcaaagcagaggaggagcgccagcagctggagagagacaggaaagacagGGAGGCCAAGGAGGCGATGCAGAGGGACAAAAGGGACAAGGAGAGGGCCTCTCAAATCGAGCAGCAGAA GAAgtaccagcagcagctggaaaccgagagcaaagagaaggagaaacagcGTTGG GAGGCGGCGTCTCTCATCTCTCAGCGTGCTGTAAACCCCAGAGAGATGttcaagcagagagagagaggaataacCCCCAGTGACTCAGACGTCCCCCCTGCTGCCCCTGCCAGCCCCCAGCCAG AGCCCGACGTGGATGATGGACAGTCCAGGTGTGAGTATGATGAGCGGGAGGCGCCTCCCCAGGAGCAGCCGAAAG AGGAAGTGCCAGCTGCCAACTCCTACGTCCAAGAGACGGCTTATGAAGAGCCAGCTCAG GTGGAGGAGAGTAACTCCTATGAGGTGACTGCCGAGGAGGCATCAGACAGAGGAACCTGTGCCAGAGCCTTATATGACTACCAGGCTg CTGACGACACAGAGATCTCGTTCGACCCCGACGACATCATCACCGGGATCGAGATGATAGACGAGGGCTGGTGGCGAGGCTACGGCCCGGACGGCCATTTTGGAATGTTCCCGGCCAATTACGTGGAGCTCATCTAG
- the dbnlb gene encoding drebrin-like b isoform X1 translates to MAVNLSKNGPALTAAFKEVVDEKSSTNWALFTYEGNSNDIRLAEKGDGGLEELVEELNSGKVMYAFCRVQDPNSGLPKYVLINWTGEGVKDARKGICANHVSSMANFLKGAHVTINARAEEDVEPEVIMQKVAKASGANYSFHKEASSRFQDSGPQGPVGSVYQKTNAMSEIRKTNKDTFWAQAEKEEEKRRQEERRKAEEERQQLERDRKDREAKEAMQRDKRDKERASQIEQQKKYQQQLETESKEKEKQRWEEQEEPHVVQKKAVKRGESVEKANEAASLISQRAVNPREMFKQRERGITPSDSDVPPAAPASPQPGRLQSPFLSKPLYESERASSPQRQASPVPAGSASPVRATEPDVDDGQSRCEYDEREAPPQEQPKEEVPAANSYVQETAYEEPAQVEESNSYEVTAEEASDRGTCARALYDYQAADDTEISFDPDDIITGIEMIDEGWWRGYGPDGHFGMFPANYVELI, encoded by the exons ATGGCAGTGAACCTCAGCAAAAATGGCCCTGCATTAACAGCTGCATTTAAAGAAGTGGTAGATGAAAAATCCAGTACCAACTG GGCCTTGTTCACCTATGAGGGAAACAGTAATGACATCCGCCTGGCAGAAAAAGGGG ATGGAGGACTGGAGGAGCTGGTCGAGGAACTGAACAGTGGAAAAGTGATGTACGCTTTCTGCCGGGTCCAGGATCCAAATTCTGGTCTGCCTAAATATGTCCTCATCAACTGG actggagagggagtgaaagaCGCCAGGAAAGGAATATGTGCCAATCACGTCAGCTCCATGGCCAATTTTCTTAAG GGGGCTCACGTCACGATAAACGCCAGAGCGGAGGAGGACGTGGAACCTGAGGTGATCATGCAGAAGGTGGCCAAAGCCTCCGGAGCGAACTACAGCTTCCACAAAGAAGCCTCCAGCCGCTTCCAGGACAGCGGTCCGCAGGGTCCTGTG GGTTCAGTGTACCAGAAGACCAACGCCATGTCGGAAATCCGAAAGACCAACAAAGACACCTTCTGGGCTCAGGCGGAG aaagaagaggagaagcgTCGGCAGGAGGAGCGGCgcaaagcagaggaggagcgccagcagctggagagagacaggaaagacagGGAGGCCAAGGAGGCGATGCAGAGGGACAAAAGGGACAAGGAGAGGGCCTCTCAAATCGAGCAGCAGAA GAAgtaccagcagcagctggaaaccgagagcaaagagaaggagaaacagcGTTGG gaggagcaggaggagcccCATGTGGTCCAGAAGAAGGCAGTCAAGAGAGGTGAATCTGTGGAAAAGGCCAAC GAGGCGGCGTCTCTCATCTCTCAGCGTGCTGTAAACCCCAGAGAGATGttcaagcagagagagagaggaataacCCCCAGTGACTCAGACGTCCCCCCTGCTGCCCCTGCCAGCCCCCAGCCAG GGCGTCTGCAAAGCCCTTTTCTGTCTAAGCCACTGTATGAAAGTGAGCGAGCCAGCTCACCTCAGCGCCAAGCTTCTCCTGTGCCAGCAGGCTCCGCCTCTCCTGTCCGTGCCACAG AGCCCGACGTGGATGATGGACAGTCCAGGTGTGAGTATGATGAGCGGGAGGCGCCTCCCCAGGAGCAGCCGAAAG AGGAAGTGCCAGCTGCCAACTCCTACGTCCAAGAGACGGCTTATGAAGAGCCAGCTCAG GTGGAGGAGAGTAACTCCTATGAGGTGACTGCCGAGGAGGCATCAGACAGAGGAACCTGTGCCAGAGCCTTATATGACTACCAGGCTg CTGACGACACAGAGATCTCGTTCGACCCCGACGACATCATCACCGGGATCGAGATGATAGACGAGGGCTGGTGGCGAGGCTACGGCCCGGACGGCCATTTTGGAATGTTCCCGGCCAATTACGTGGAGCTCATCTAG
- the dbnlb gene encoding drebrin-like b isoform X3, translated as MAVNLSKNGPALTAAFKEVVDEKSSTNWALFTYEGNSNDIRLAEKGDGGLEELVEELNSGKVMYAFCRVQDPNSGLPKYVLINWTGEGVKDARKGICANHVSSMANFLKGAHVTINARAEEDVEPEVIMQKVAKASGANYSFHKEASSRFQDSGPQGPVGSVYQKTNAMSEIRKTNKDTFWAQAEKEEEKRRQEERRKAEEERQQLERDRKDREAKEAMQRDKRDKERASQIEQQKKYQQQLETESKEKEKQRWEEQEEPHVVQKKAVKRGESVEKANEAASLISQRAVNPREMFKQRERGITPSDSDVPPAAPASPQPGRLQSPFLSKPLYESERASSPQRQASPVPAGSASPVRATEEVPAANSYVQETAYEEPAQVEESNSYEVTAEEASDRGTCARALYDYQAADDTEISFDPDDIITGIEMIDEGWWRGYGPDGHFGMFPANYVELI; from the exons ATGGCAGTGAACCTCAGCAAAAATGGCCCTGCATTAACAGCTGCATTTAAAGAAGTGGTAGATGAAAAATCCAGTACCAACTG GGCCTTGTTCACCTATGAGGGAAACAGTAATGACATCCGCCTGGCAGAAAAAGGGG ATGGAGGACTGGAGGAGCTGGTCGAGGAACTGAACAGTGGAAAAGTGATGTACGCTTTCTGCCGGGTCCAGGATCCAAATTCTGGTCTGCCTAAATATGTCCTCATCAACTGG actggagagggagtgaaagaCGCCAGGAAAGGAATATGTGCCAATCACGTCAGCTCCATGGCCAATTTTCTTAAG GGGGCTCACGTCACGATAAACGCCAGAGCGGAGGAGGACGTGGAACCTGAGGTGATCATGCAGAAGGTGGCCAAAGCCTCCGGAGCGAACTACAGCTTCCACAAAGAAGCCTCCAGCCGCTTCCAGGACAGCGGTCCGCAGGGTCCTGTG GGTTCAGTGTACCAGAAGACCAACGCCATGTCGGAAATCCGAAAGACCAACAAAGACACCTTCTGGGCTCAGGCGGAG aaagaagaggagaagcgTCGGCAGGAGGAGCGGCgcaaagcagaggaggagcgccagcagctggagagagacaggaaagacagGGAGGCCAAGGAGGCGATGCAGAGGGACAAAAGGGACAAGGAGAGGGCCTCTCAAATCGAGCAGCAGAA GAAgtaccagcagcagctggaaaccgagagcaaagagaaggagaaacagcGTTGG gaggagcaggaggagcccCATGTGGTCCAGAAGAAGGCAGTCAAGAGAGGTGAATCTGTGGAAAAGGCCAAC GAGGCGGCGTCTCTCATCTCTCAGCGTGCTGTAAACCCCAGAGAGATGttcaagcagagagagagaggaataacCCCCAGTGACTCAGACGTCCCCCCTGCTGCCCCTGCCAGCCCCCAGCCAG GGCGTCTGCAAAGCCCTTTTCTGTCTAAGCCACTGTATGAAAGTGAGCGAGCCAGCTCACCTCAGCGCCAAGCTTCTCCTGTGCCAGCAGGCTCCGCCTCTCCTGTCCGTGCCACAG AGGAAGTGCCAGCTGCCAACTCCTACGTCCAAGAGACGGCTTATGAAGAGCCAGCTCAG GTGGAGGAGAGTAACTCCTATGAGGTGACTGCCGAGGAGGCATCAGACAGAGGAACCTGTGCCAGAGCCTTATATGACTACCAGGCTg CTGACGACACAGAGATCTCGTTCGACCCCGACGACATCATCACCGGGATCGAGATGATAGACGAGGGCTGGTGGCGAGGCTACGGCCCGGACGGCCATTTTGGAATGTTCCCGGCCAATTACGTGGAGCTCATCTAG
- the dbnlb gene encoding drebrin-like b isoform X4, whose translation MAVNLSKNGPALTAAFKEVVDEKSSTNWALFTYEGNSNDIRLAEKGDGGLEELVEELNSGKVMYAFCRVQDPNSGLPKYVLINWTGEGVKDARKGICANHVSSMANFLKGAHVTINARAEEDVEPEVIMQKVAKASGANYSFHKEASSRFQDSGPQGPVGSVYQKTNAMSEIRKTNKDTFWAQAEKEEEKRRQEERRKAEEERQQLERDRKDREAKEAMQRDKRDKERASQIEQQKKYQQQLETESKEKEKQRWEEQEEPHVVQKKAVKRGESVEKANEAASLISQRAVNPREMFKQRERGITPSDSDVPPAAPASPQPEPDVDDGQSRCEYDEREAPPQEQPKEEVPAANSYVQETAYEEPAQVEESNSYEVTAEEASDRGTCARALYDYQAADDTEISFDPDDIITGIEMIDEGWWRGYGPDGHFGMFPANYVELI comes from the exons ATGGCAGTGAACCTCAGCAAAAATGGCCCTGCATTAACAGCTGCATTTAAAGAAGTGGTAGATGAAAAATCCAGTACCAACTG GGCCTTGTTCACCTATGAGGGAAACAGTAATGACATCCGCCTGGCAGAAAAAGGGG ATGGAGGACTGGAGGAGCTGGTCGAGGAACTGAACAGTGGAAAAGTGATGTACGCTTTCTGCCGGGTCCAGGATCCAAATTCTGGTCTGCCTAAATATGTCCTCATCAACTGG actggagagggagtgaaagaCGCCAGGAAAGGAATATGTGCCAATCACGTCAGCTCCATGGCCAATTTTCTTAAG GGGGCTCACGTCACGATAAACGCCAGAGCGGAGGAGGACGTGGAACCTGAGGTGATCATGCAGAAGGTGGCCAAAGCCTCCGGAGCGAACTACAGCTTCCACAAAGAAGCCTCCAGCCGCTTCCAGGACAGCGGTCCGCAGGGTCCTGTG GGTTCAGTGTACCAGAAGACCAACGCCATGTCGGAAATCCGAAAGACCAACAAAGACACCTTCTGGGCTCAGGCGGAG aaagaagaggagaagcgTCGGCAGGAGGAGCGGCgcaaagcagaggaggagcgccagcagctggagagagacaggaaagacagGGAGGCCAAGGAGGCGATGCAGAGGGACAAAAGGGACAAGGAGAGGGCCTCTCAAATCGAGCAGCAGAA GAAgtaccagcagcagctggaaaccgagagcaaagagaaggagaaacagcGTTGG gaggagcaggaggagcccCATGTGGTCCAGAAGAAGGCAGTCAAGAGAGGTGAATCTGTGGAAAAGGCCAAC GAGGCGGCGTCTCTCATCTCTCAGCGTGCTGTAAACCCCAGAGAGATGttcaagcagagagagagaggaataacCCCCAGTGACTCAGACGTCCCCCCTGCTGCCCCTGCCAGCCCCCAGCCAG AGCCCGACGTGGATGATGGACAGTCCAGGTGTGAGTATGATGAGCGGGAGGCGCCTCCCCAGGAGCAGCCGAAAG AGGAAGTGCCAGCTGCCAACTCCTACGTCCAAGAGACGGCTTATGAAGAGCCAGCTCAG GTGGAGGAGAGTAACTCCTATGAGGTGACTGCCGAGGAGGCATCAGACAGAGGAACCTGTGCCAGAGCCTTATATGACTACCAGGCTg CTGACGACACAGAGATCTCGTTCGACCCCGACGACATCATCACCGGGATCGAGATGATAGACGAGGGCTGGTGGCGAGGCTACGGCCCGGACGGCCATTTTGGAATGTTCCCGGCCAATTACGTGGAGCTCATCTAG
- the dbnlb gene encoding drebrin-like b isoform X8, whose product MAVNLSKNGPALTAAFKEVVDEKSSTNWALFTYEGNSNDIRLAEKGDGGLEELVEELNSGKVMYAFCRVQDPNSGLPKYVLINWTGEGVKDARKGICANHVSSMANFLKGAHVTINARAEEDVEPEVIMQKVAKASGANYSFHKEASSRFQDSGPQGPVGSVYQKTNAMSEIRKTNKDTFWAQAEKEEEKRRQEERRKAEEERQQLERDRKDREAKEAMQRDKRDKERASQIEQQKKYQQQLETESKEKEKQRWEAASLISQRAVNPREMFKQRERGITPSDSDVPPAAPASPQPEEVPAANSYVQETAYEEPAQVEESNSYEVTAEEASDRGTCARALYDYQAADDTEISFDPDDIITGIEMIDEGWWRGYGPDGHFGMFPANYVELI is encoded by the exons ATGGCAGTGAACCTCAGCAAAAATGGCCCTGCATTAACAGCTGCATTTAAAGAAGTGGTAGATGAAAAATCCAGTACCAACTG GGCCTTGTTCACCTATGAGGGAAACAGTAATGACATCCGCCTGGCAGAAAAAGGGG ATGGAGGACTGGAGGAGCTGGTCGAGGAACTGAACAGTGGAAAAGTGATGTACGCTTTCTGCCGGGTCCAGGATCCAAATTCTGGTCTGCCTAAATATGTCCTCATCAACTGG actggagagggagtgaaagaCGCCAGGAAAGGAATATGTGCCAATCACGTCAGCTCCATGGCCAATTTTCTTAAG GGGGCTCACGTCACGATAAACGCCAGAGCGGAGGAGGACGTGGAACCTGAGGTGATCATGCAGAAGGTGGCCAAAGCCTCCGGAGCGAACTACAGCTTCCACAAAGAAGCCTCCAGCCGCTTCCAGGACAGCGGTCCGCAGGGTCCTGTG GGTTCAGTGTACCAGAAGACCAACGCCATGTCGGAAATCCGAAAGACCAACAAAGACACCTTCTGGGCTCAGGCGGAG aaagaagaggagaagcgTCGGCAGGAGGAGCGGCgcaaagcagaggaggagcgccagcagctggagagagacaggaaagacagGGAGGCCAAGGAGGCGATGCAGAGGGACAAAAGGGACAAGGAGAGGGCCTCTCAAATCGAGCAGCAGAA GAAgtaccagcagcagctggaaaccgagagcaaagagaaggagaaacagcGTTGG GAGGCGGCGTCTCTCATCTCTCAGCGTGCTGTAAACCCCAGAGAGATGttcaagcagagagagagaggaataacCCCCAGTGACTCAGACGTCCCCCCTGCTGCCCCTGCCAGCCCCCAGCCAG AGGAAGTGCCAGCTGCCAACTCCTACGTCCAAGAGACGGCTTATGAAGAGCCAGCTCAG GTGGAGGAGAGTAACTCCTATGAGGTGACTGCCGAGGAGGCATCAGACAGAGGAACCTGTGCCAGAGCCTTATATGACTACCAGGCTg CTGACGACACAGAGATCTCGTTCGACCCCGACGACATCATCACCGGGATCGAGATGATAGACGAGGGCTGGTGGCGAGGCTACGGCCCGGACGGCCATTTTGGAATGTTCCCGGCCAATTACGTGGAGCTCATCTAG